TATGTTAACAAAGATCATTGCCACCGACTCACCtttaattattaaataaaattaagatTAGATAAGATGAAGAGaaaatttctgagaaatagagatcACGAACTTCAACTGTCAGGTCtaagatgactgcctgtcggcaattttgttttcctgatcaaacTGAAATTTTGGGGTACCAACAGTTCACGTTCGAAAAATACCCCTCGACTGCTTTTCGATAAATAACTTGAActgtcaaattccaagatggcgacCTATCGACCATTGTTTTTCCAGTCGGACTCAAGATTGAATGGACTCAACTATTCACCAAGAGGAGCCTACACGTGAAGTTCGAGAATATTTCCCCAGTACTCAAGAAATAGTTATAGTGACGGTCCACGGACGAATGGTAATTTCAATAGTCTACCATCTGATGTTGATGGGCTAAAAAATAGATAGTTGGTTTCAAAATTCAAGCAAAAATACCGCTACATTCATATTGCTTCAAATAGTTGGTAGAGTCGAGCCACGGCACCAAAATCCTTTACAGCACATGACCAAAGTTTACTGTCACTTACCATATCAGCGAGGGCTATGTACACGAAGAGACCCCCAGCGAAGGCAAATATATAGGTATTTGCATCTGTATTCTCTCCCACCACGATCCCTATTATCAGTCCCAGATATATCACGACAGCTGCCAGGAAGTTGAGAAACAAAGCCCGTTTTATTGTCATTCCGGAATGCAATAGAATAGCTATGTCACCTGTGGAAAATATCATTCGTATTTATCAAAGCTGTGAAAAGTGATGACAGCTATTTGGCTTCTAAAATGCATATAATTCAAAACATTTCCGTAAAATTAGCCAGTGACAAGTGCAATATGTCTTCCACTGCCATGGTTTAAGTACATCAATCCCATACAGAGCATTGCACTATAACGTGTTAAATGTACAATTTATGTACTCTCAGAAAATTGTTGAAGTTAGACGCATTGCTATTAATGTAGAAAGTCGTCTTACTGGGAGATAGTATCAAACGTTTAAAAAGaagacatcatcatcatcatcatcatcatcatcattatcatcctTTTATTCTACCCAAAACCTATACTTAAACTTCACGTTCATTCTCGCCAATTTCATACAATGTAAGTGATACGTTGAAAGCCGTTTGTAGAACGATTTCGGGGATATTTCATAACTAAAATACAGTTATAAACAAAGAAGCTTGTCGGTTTTATTGCACAAGTTCCCATCTTATAAAACTTCTcaattcaataaaaataaacgCGTAAATTTTCATTCTCACATACATACCTAGCTCGTGTGGCAGTTCCTCGGTGAGAACTGCTAGCGACACACTGATTCCTAAAGCCACGTTCTCGGTGTAGGCAGCTCCCATCGCGAGGCCATCTGAAAAGTTGTGTAGGGCGTCACCGAGGAGGAGGGTCCAAGCCACCGTCGCCACGCCCCCATCATCCCCATGGGAATGGCTATGGACATTGTTGTTTTGTAATGTCTCGCTTTCCGACAAACTGATTTCTTTGTTCTACAAATGAATATTCAAATCAAATAGAACaactacatgtagttaaatacatatacatgttaagGTTCTATTTCGATAATACATGTGCTCTGAAAATCTTTTATGCTTCAATTGAATAAGATATATACACATCGAAGTATGAAGAATTGACTGACTGACTAACTGACTGACAGACTGATTGATTGCTTGATTGGTTTTCCATTTTAAGggattattgttttttttattttccaggACTTTCAGCGACAATGTTTATTTCTGGAGAAGAAACAAAAGATAGCAAATATGACCGATGTGTGAATAGTACTTTTGAATAAGAATTTAgcaatagatacagtatatgcTTAATCACCTGACAACAACCCCTTACTGATTAAATGAACGTTTACCTTTTATACCTGACAACAACCTCTAATTAAATGAACGTTTACCTTTTTCTTGAGTTTTGCTCTCCAACTGATACATCGCTCTATAAGATAAAACACATAGATCCCACCAATGGCGGTGATCAGTTTCCACTTGTATTGCGGGACTGGACCGTCGTCACCTGCTATACCCAGAGACTGGAACAAAGAATGGTCAAAACATTGTGTTCTGTAGGGTTCATCGGACTTGTGATCTCTCGTGAACTGAATATCGTTTTAATTGCGTTAAATTGTTGCGGAATTCATAAGCAAACAGCTTAATTTATATTTCCTGAAAATAGAACTGTAGATAAAATAcgatatataattttatgtgtGGCATGTTTAAATTGTTTCGTTTGCATGTCAGTGAAAGAGATATAGATTAAATCCTGTACTGTTTTATGTTTCATAGCAAGTGTGTTACCTCTGGAATAAGAACTAGAAGTCCTGTAGCCCCAAGTGTCCCAACAGCCAGAGCTACACAGAAATACATGATCCGCTGGAATCCGGCAGTTTTCATACACGGCTTGAAGAACACTCCAATGTTGGAGATAAAAACTATGACGGATGCTGATATAATGCCGAACCCCCATGCTGTATAGTAAAAATGGTAGTAAAAGTTCATACTGTCATGATATATAGAGTGTAATTTTATGGTTAACTGTAAAAAATATGCATTTGCGGAATATCTTGGATAATAGATCCTTCCCCTTCCCCTGAAACTTCATGGAAGTggttaattttctttttgaagaATTTGTCACTGCAACTGACAAATGAATTATCTTCAGGTAATTGCAAAGTTAAAGTTTCTGATGTAGTTAAATTACAAGTAAAAATAGGATGATTTGTTTATCTATGGAAGTGTAGATATCAGGAACATGTTTAACATTCGATTAATCGTCTTTACTGTGATTGATGGAGTTCATGAAATGGACACTGTGTGAGAATGCAATTAACTGAATGCGTTTTTAGttcattttatatacacaaaattgtgtatatattcaagtcaaatttattattgataaaatatttgccACAACTTCAATATTCGTAATGAATTCATAATTGGTGTGGGTTGTTATTACTAGATTACTATCTTGTACCTTTTCCCTTTCCTTATATCGAAAAAATACCTAGTTTACATTCACAAGTTGTGCGTTCTATTAATTGAATTCTCATCATAGTCATAATTCGCTGTTAACACAGGTCTCTCAAGACAAATCAATGTTAGTTGAAATTTAATGTGATTCAGATAGATCATCAAGAAGTTAGAATGATGGAAACTAATCAATAGATAAGATTTCTTACCTTCAGCTGAACTGGGCGTCTCACCCTTCTCCTCCACCTCTCCCTCCTCCACCAGGTGATGGCAGTGGCTATCCTGGACGGAGTAGACAATGGCGGACAGAGAATCGCTCAAACTGGTACTGTTCAGGCCTGCCGATCTGGAGTACGTTAGGAAGATATCCTCATACCCCAAACACTGTAGGGAAAAAAGTCATTCATGcgtaatgaaataaataaaaataaaagaatattattTCTACCTCAGAATAGCTTTTTTAgatattgtggtagaaacaggtcacacaaactcgtggttgttgtatatgttatttctttcactcgagttagttacttttcaaaagtttcaaaaacacgagctttagtgaatgttttttgcaacttttgaaaaatgtttttgtaacttttgaaaaataagtaaCTCGAGttaaagaaataccatatacaacagccactcgttgtgtaacctatATACACACCTAAATAACAACATTGGTATAGTCTTAGACAAAGTAGCGATATGCTACAATGTGCTATATGTGACATTGTATTTTATAGATGAAGAAGCAACAGACGAACAAATgattaaatttatttgaaaaatataaaaaaggatttatataagttaatCCTACACGCTTTTCCATTagcaaacaaattatttcaaaatattgtcgCTGTTTGTAACTTTGTATTGGCTAGAAAAgctttaatttctttttaaatagcCCTCTGAAGAGAAGAGACATTTAGTTGTAACTCATTTTTgattaaattaaatgaattgaaatgattttacgtaatgtaatgtgtattgctataaatctgagtgaataaaatgtttgtttgaaaaaaaaaataaaacaaggatctaaaaaaaaaaagaaaaaagaaatctGGACCATACCATATACGGACAATTCAGCATTTCGCAAATTTAAGTTGTATTTGGTACTGTTCGACCAATGTCTCCCCTTTGTAATTCATTGACATGaagtgttatattgtacactaATATGTAGCATATAGGTAGAATACTCTCGAAGTATGTATGTTTCGTGTTGCGTGTTAGATTAAGAGTATATGTATGGTTACCGGTATGGATGATTAGAAAGTAAACCCGCATAATCtagaaattgtacaaatgtaaaaaaaaaaaatgcacttcaataatacaaaatatgctATAAATGCGTGAAAGTATGACTCTATTCATGAAGCATGTTTGTGTTGATATGAATTGATGGAGTTAaaagatatactgtatattcaAGGCATTAatatttgttgtataaatatcgTATGTAGTTTTGTATGAACTCgtggtgtttatatatatttataatgtaaatataagtacacTGTACAAATATTTGTAGATGTCTGATCAAATGGCAATGTGTTCACTGATACAGTGTGATATTATCGTGTCGATATGTATAAAGTCGtatatttaatatatgtatttttttcaaatttgttttgatattttgttgataataaagttactgaaaactaaaaaaaaaaaaaaaaaaaaaaaatgattttacgTCATAGATTTATAACACTAAACCAGGACGACCATCTTTTTCGTGCGATgctataacatataaaaaacAATTTCGATTTTTCTTGTGATATTGGCACGTTGACGTCCCTCAACTTTTTTAACGAATCGAGGTTTATGGTATTTACTCAAAATTCAGGAGgttaaaatcatattaaaaatgtTCTGTGATTGATATCCGCTGCATTCTTtgcaataaaatgtttaaatcaaaccaAAGATAGgtttagattatatataattacacagCAAACTGTAGTAAAACGCAAATAACGGGTTTTCTCAAAGAGGTGCCACTGTTATATTGTGTTATCGATTCCACGAAAATCCAATACCCTTCCTCAACACAAAATGAgacttatatatttttaaaatcttcagCACTGTATGTTGAGTTTCCAATACCCTTCCTCGTGGCACAATAAGACTTACATCTATATCATTTTAAAGTCTTCAGCACTGTAGTTAACTGTATATAGTTATTATCGATAAATATAATACTCAacacttatttatttatttattttatctatttatttatttattatgttataATAAATTGAGATATCAACGGATTATTCAGACTTCAAAAGAGCTTTAGGATATGAATTTAGTAGTAGATACCATATAATACgcaataaataatatacaaactCCATCATATCGCTATTCCGTCCTTCTTGGGCTCTTCATTGATACTTGAGGTAGAAATCAAGAGAGATTACCGATGTAATACGGAACCAAAATTCTAacttaaaatcattaaaacgaGGGAGTGATGTGAAGCAAGATCTGGACGGCGATCCTTGAAATGGGTAATATAACCAGGTGGTCCGGTAGGATGAGCGTCTTCTGTtttatcgacgacacccgccatacaaatctaggtcacgacgacatccgtcatacaaatataggtcatggcgaaacccgccatacaaatctaggtcagatcgatgacatccgccatacaaatctaggtcaaatcaacccgccatacaaatctaggtcacgacgacacccgccatacaaatcaaggtcaaatcgacgacacccgccataccaatctaggtcaaatggacaacacccgccatacaaatataggtcaaatggacgacaaccgccatacaaatacactgtataGGTCAAATGgacgacaaccgccatacaaatataggtcaaatggacgacaaccgccatacaaatataggtcaaatggacgacaaccgccatacaaatataggtcaaatggacgacaaccgccatacaaatctagttcacgacgacacccgccatacaaatctagttcacggcgacacccgccatacaaatctagttcacggcgacacccgccatacaaatctagttcacggcgacacccgccatacaaatctaggtctaATCCAGTTTGAGACTTGTATGTATGTTTTCCTCATTTCTACTGAAAACCATCAGTACTACAATGGCCAGTCACGTCTTCTTGTCGGAAACTTATATCCCTATCtaaaaacattataaaaatgCTATACAAAATCTTAATATTGACAACTCTTTACAGAATATGAAATCCTTTGTACAGTATTAAAGCCATGATACCAACAAAAAGATAGTATAGGATCGATAACACTTTACAATGTGAACCTAGTGACAGATAAagaatatgttttataataaaagaaaccctatttaactgttatcatacagctgttgctGTTTTAAAACACAGCTGTGCtgcccttctaggactcttcagcGATAACAGGGGCTCAAAGTTtggaaatgtaaacaaagatataaAAATCTAGACATACAATATCGAGTTGTTTGTGCGACACATCCAAACTGTCGACGTATTAACGCTTAAACCTTCAATACATCCTAATCAATACATATCTATTCAATATAGTGTATCTCataatgtcaatgttatcaTACAATGTCAGTAGGCATTAGAATGGCCTTTAATATGATTAGCATGTACaacctaacaccagtaaagtaaCATTTTAACTGTGGCCTTGGAGAGAGTACAAATAAAATGGCATCGGTGTAACACGTCCTATTATATAAGCAGTCTTGTCACGAGCttgacaataaaaaataaatgttaaatgttaaaaataaaacgtTAAATTATCTTATTACAACTTTCTATCAAATAACAGTGTCAATATACTGTCTTTAGAAACCCTCTAGTAGGTATGCGAGTAGCCGGATGTATCATGACACACGTCTAACACATTGACTTGCCGTTCAAAGAAGAGGCTCATCTGGATCAAGGGTGCTGGATAATTGGAAATGACAAAAAGATATAATGCAGTGGTCAGTTGATAATGAAAGTCATTTCAACATATAAACTAGCCCAGTAACCTGAGGAAATCATGAAATTGAGAAAGTAGGAGAGTAAACACAGATTAGTCCCAAAGTGCACCAACGCCACACTGACGTTACCACTCAACACTATGGAACACGACCAGAACAAATCTACTCCGGATGACATCAGCATTAATCCTTCTTTATACAAAACAGTACTTTTAATATTTTGCCCAGTGAAATCATATTtcagttgggggggggggggggggggggaattctTTAATAgcaaataaatatcattattcCCCCGTTGTCATTGTCTCGTGTTCCGTTTTTATCCCCTGGTAATATCATCTCAATTCCAGAATGATagtttgagtaccaaatcgtGAACAGGTTATTCTGATTTTATGATTAAGAAAATCCGGAATCTATGTAGCAGCAACGCTCTGTGGCTCTGTTATAAGTCACACGGGaacaaaagaaacattttaggAAAGCTTTGTTAGCTGCACGAGAAGTAGgtaaacattattatatcatGCAAAAACCAATGTTACTAAATTATGTTTGGGAAAGAGTTTGAGCAAAATCATAAACGGACATGGAAGTGGTTAAATAGCCGAATACTTTCCAAAGATACATGATTAGAGGCCAGATGTGAACTCCTCCCCTTACACCAACACGCAACCTGAAGACAAAGCTGGATTTGATACCCATGGACAGATTAAACTTAACCTGTTGACACATTAACATTTGGCGATTTTCATTTCAAGCAATAATAGAAGCAAATTTAACGAACATTATTTGTATACGTTCATGTTAATCTGTCCGTTTTCTACTTGCACACTCACCACACGTGTACACGTGCTATCTATAGATGTGTTACACGTGGCTCCCGTCTGCGACATAGGAAGGGTCCAGTCCTAGTTTAGCGCTGAGTTCATAAAATCCTTCTTTTGATACTACACCATTGGTGCCGTATTTGTCTAGAAGGGCCTCTACATAGTTGTCCTTGGGCTGTGACCTTACACATGTGATCCCAGAGGCTACACACACGAGGAGAATCAGCAGCTTCATCGTTATGTGTACAGAGAGTAACTAGAAGTATGAGCTGGAGGGGGCCGTCCTTGTTAGGTCGCTCGCCTGAAACATATGTACGTTTACACACGTGTAGTTTTGTGTGGTTTGATATTTAGTGCACAATAACTATATCATGTTACGTGTACACGTTCAATACAGCAGATTACATAACCGGACCAAACCTCTGATAATACTGATGAAGCGACCTTGAGGCAAACGTAACAATTTAAAGTCCCTATGTCTTAAACTATATTCCACAGTTCAGATGCAATTAGTGACTATTGCTGTTCCTACATATTTAAAGATATTCTTGTGTCAGAAAGTGACCAATACTCAGCAATTTAAGGTGTTACTTTACTCCCCTATTGTATTTGAAGATatataggttcaattcaattagagataggtataattcaattagagatcggtataattcaattagagataggttcaa
This DNA window, taken from Pecten maximus chromosome 3, xPecMax1.1, whole genome shotgun sequence, encodes the following:
- the LOC117323111 gene encoding zinc transporter ZIP14-like, whose amino-acid sequence is MSQTGATCNTSIDSTCTRVCLGYEDIFLTYSRSAGLNSTSLSDSLSAIVYSVQDSHCHHLVEEGEVEEKGETPSSAEAWGFGIISASVIVFISNIGVFFKPCMKTAGFQRIMYFCVALAVGTLGATGLLVLIPESLGIAGDDGPVPQYKWKLITAIGGIYVFYLIERCISWRAKLKKKNKEISLSESETLQNNNVHSHSHGDDGGVATVAWTLLLGDALHNFSDGLAMGAAYTENVALGISVSLAVLTEELPHELGDIAILLHSGMTIKRALFLNFLAAVVIYLGLIIGIVVGENTDANTYIFAFAGGLFVYIALADMIPEMNNQAMDAEKLGQDSTGIVFFLQNLGLLVGFAIVILIATLGGNIAV